One genomic region from Spirochaetaceae bacterium encodes:
- a CDS encoding metal-dependent transcriptional regulator, translated as MTRPSSSSTENEYLIQLYMLLREGRPVIGARIAERMGVSPPAVTQAMRRLAQHGLAVLDPDDGLRLTPRGRDQAERTIRRHYLLERLLVDELGFDWVDVDEEADRLEHSLSPRLEAHLFERLGRPTTCPHGNPFPGSRDERRLLDARRLSEVEEGAVTTILRITEEAEENSALMRLLHTNRLLPGTSVKLTQVTDEELVLERSGIPAGAELVTISQDLARFVRVDEPE; from the coding sequence GTGACACGCCCAAGTTCATCATCTACCGAAAACGAGTACCTGATTCAGCTCTACATGCTGCTCCGCGAGGGCCGGCCGGTGATCGGCGCGCGCATAGCGGAGCGTATGGGGGTTTCTCCCCCCGCCGTGACGCAGGCCATGAGGCGTCTTGCGCAGCACGGACTGGCCGTGCTCGATCCCGACGACGGACTGCGCCTGACACCGCGCGGGCGCGACCAGGCGGAGCGCACGATCCGCCGCCACTACCTGTTGGAGCGCCTGCTGGTCGACGAACTGGGATTCGATTGGGTCGACGTGGACGAGGAGGCGGACCGGCTGGAGCACTCGTTGTCGCCGCGCCTGGAGGCGCACCTGTTCGAACGTCTCGGGCGGCCTACCACCTGCCCGCACGGCAACCCGTTTCCCGGATCGCGCGACGAGCGCCGGCTGCTCGATGCGCGCCGCCTGTCGGAGGTGGAGGAGGGCGCGGTCACCACCATCCTGCGCATCACCGAGGAGGCGGAGGAGAACTCCGCCCTGATGCGGCTCCTGCACACCAACCGGCTGCTGCCGGGCACCTCCGTCAAGCTGACCCAGGTAACCGATGAGGAGTTGGTCCTGGAGCGTTCCGGCATACCCGCCGGCGCGGAGTTGGTGACCATCTCGCAGGATCTCGCGCGCTTCGTGCGCGTCGATGAACCGGAATAG